ATGATCAAATTAATCAATTAGCAATTTATGCGCCACATGCAACTGTAAATTATATTAATGAGTATAATCTTGTAGGAAAAACTTTTCCAAAATTACCAAAAAAAATTGATCGAATTTTAATTTGTCCAAATAGTAATTGTATCAGTCATGATAATTTTATAACTTCTAGCTTTATTTTTCAAAAAGATAAATTGAATCATTTACGTTTAAAATGTAAATATTGTGAAAAAGAATTTTCTAAAAGAATAGTTTTATCATATTAATGATGATGCTAATCTAAATAAGATTAAACATAAAAAATGGTGATTCCGAATGAAAAATATAATTAACAGTAAAAATGCACCTAAACCTATTGGACCTTATTCACAAGCCATTCAGATTAACAATACTCTTGTATTATCAGGACAAATACCTATTGATGTTGCATCTAACAATATTCCAGAAAATATCTCCGAACAAACATATATTGTGTTAATGAATATAAAATCTATTTTAATATCTTCAAATTTTCAAGTAAGAGATATTATAAAAACTACGATTTTTACCACTAATTTAAAAGAAATTAACATTATTAATGAAATTTATATGAAATTTTTTATAGATAATAAATCAGAATTTCCTGCTAGATCTTGTATTGAAGTTCAAGCTTTACCTAAAAATGTAAAAATAGAAATTGAAGCTATAGCATGTAAAAAATAAAAAAATATATTTAAACTATTTATAAATAAAAGAATACTTTTATATCTTCTATAATCTTATTATAAGATATTAAATATAATTAATATGCCGCAAAGCGGCATAAAACTTAGACAAGTTAAACATTTCTACGACGAAAAAAAGATGTTTTAGATTCGTTTTTAGTAGTGCTGGATTTATTTAGACGATTTTCAGAAAAACGACGATTACTATTTTTATCCCTGTTAAATACTGCACGACTAGATGTTTTAGTCTCATAAATTTTAGAGTCACGTAATAATTGCATGTTAATAGGTTTACTTAAAATTCTAGTATTAGTAAAGTTTTGTAATAAATCTTTAGACATACTCTTAGGTAATTCAATCGTAGAATAAGAAGAAAATAGTCTAATATTGCCAATATTACGACTATTAATATTCCCTTCATTAGCAATAGCTCCTACTATATGACGAACTTCTACTCCATCATTACGACCTACTTCAATACGATATAAGTCTACATCTTTATTATCACGACGCTCACGACGTTGTCGAGTATGACGTATTTCTTCACGCCGACGTTCATCTTTAAAAAATACATCTTTTGATGAGCGATGGACTTTATCAGGTTTAATAATTAAAGGACGCTCTCCTTGAGCCATTTTTAATAAAGCAGCAGCCAAAGTTTTTATGTCTAAATCATCAGTAGAATACAGTTTATCTAATAGAGCACTATATTGTTCTAAATCTCGACTTTCTAATTGCTGCTGCACTTTTTTAGCAAATTTTTCAAGACGTCTTTGAGATAATAATTCAATTTTTGGTAACTGTACTTCTGGAATAGATTGTTTAATAGTGCGTTCTATATTGCGTAATAAACGACGTTCACGATTTTCAACAAATAATAATGCTCGACCTGCTCGACCTGCTCGACCCGTACGACCTATACGATGAACATAAGATTCAGAATCCATAGGAATGTCATAATTGATAACAAAACTAATGCGATCAACATCTAGACCTCGTGCTGCAACATCTGTGGCAATTAAAATATCTAATCGACCATTTTTTAATCTTTCCAAAGTTTGTTCTCGTAAAGCTTGATTCATATCTCCATTTAATGCAGCACTATTATATCCATTTCGTTCTAAAGCTTCTGATACTTCTAATGTTGCATTTTTTGTTCTAACAAAAATAATTGTAGCAGAAAAATCTTCTGCTTCTAAAAAACGAATCAATGCATCAGTTTTTCGACCATATACCATCCAGTAACTTTGTTTAATATCTGGACGTGTAGTAATATTAGATTGTATTTTTACTTCTTGTGGATTTTTCATAAATCTTTTAGAAATACGACGTATTGCCTCTGGCATTGTAGCAGAAAATAATGCAGTTTGATGTTCTTTAGGAATCTGTGCCATAATAGTTTCTACATCTTCAATAAACCCCATACGTAACATTTCGTCTGCTTCATCTAAAACTAATCCATGTAAGTTTGAAAGTTTAAGAGTTCCTCTTTTTAAATGATCTAATAAACGTCCTGGAGTTCCTACAACAATTTGAGGTCCTTGTCTTAACGCACGTAATTGTAGTTCATATCTTTGACCACCATATAAAGGTAATACATGTACGCCGATCATATATTTAGAAAAATCTGAAAAAGCTTCAGCTACTTGAACAGCTAACTCTCTTGTAGGAGCTAATACTAATATTTGAGGAGATTTTAAATTAATATTAAGATTATGTAATAATGGTAATGAAAAAGCAGCGGTTTTACCACTTCCAGTTTGTGCCATTCCCAATACATCACGTCCTTCTAAAAGTAAAGGAATACAGGCTGCTTGAATAGGAGAAGGTTTAACATATCCCATTTCAGTTAAAGATTGAATAATAAAAGGATTTAAACCAAGAAAAGAAAATGTGCTTTCAATATGAGTCATGCAGTAGATATGCCTTTTAAGTTACAGTGGCCAGTCTACATAGCTCATGATGAAAATATTGATTTATTCTCATTGAAAAGTGTGAACCGGCTCAAATTAAATGATTTAACAAATATAAAATTGAATTTTTATAACAATAAAATTATATTTGTTAGTTATTGCTAATGATTTTTTAAATATATATTTTTTATTAAAAAAAATAACATTAGCAAATGATTGAAGTTTATTTTTTTAAAAATCATAAATCTATTTTTTTAGATCAAGATAATTTTAAAAATAAAATGAATTAAGTTTTATATCATATCTATGGTACTATTTGAAAAGATATAAATCTATATTTTATTAAAAATGTTTCATTTTTTAGATAATAATAAAAAATTTATATTTCATTAATTTAAAACAATTATATCAGATAATATTATTATTTATTGAGAATAATATCATTATTCTATTTCTTTAATGCTTAATCTTAAACGACCTTGACGATCTATTTCTAAAACTTTTACAGATATTATCTGATCAATTTTTAAATAATCAGATACTTTATCTACTCTTTTATCCGCAATTTGCGAAATATGTACTAAACCTTCTTTTCCAAAACCAATTGAAACAAAAGCACCAAAATCAACAATGCGAGTTACTTTTCCTGAATAAATTCTCCCTACTTCAATTTCAGCTGTGATCTCCTCAATCCTACGAATAGCATGTCTGGCTTTTTCTCTAATAGTAGCTGAGATTTTCACTGTACCATCATCGTCAATTTCAATGATAGTTCCAGTCTCTTCAGTCAACATTCTAATTACAGAACCTCCTTTACCTATAACATCTTTTATTTTTTCAGGATTTATTTTAATAGTATGAATACGAGGAGCAAGATCAGAAATTTCACTTCTTGATTTACTTAAAGCTTGATTCATTACATTCAAAATATGTAGTCGAGCAGATCTTGCTGCATTTAAAGAAGCATGTATAATTTCATTTGTAATACCTTCTATTTTCATATCCATCTGTAACGCTGTAATACCTTGTTCTGTTCCAGAAACCTTAAAATCCATATCGCCTAAATGATCTTCATCTCCTAAAATGTCTGAAAGTAATACATATTTTTCTCCTTCTTTCACTAAACCCATAGATATTCCAGCAACAGCAGATTGAATAGGAACACCAGCATCCATTAAAGCTAAAGATGCACCACAAACAGAAGCCATAGAAGATGAACCATTAGATTCCGTAATTTCAGATACTATTCTAACAGTATAAGGAAAATCATCTATTTTCGGCATTACAGCTAGAAGACTTCTTTTAGCAAGACGACCATGCCCAATTTCTCGTCTTTTTGGTGAGCCTACCGCTCCTATTTCTCCAACAGAATAAGGAGGAAAATTATAATGAAATAAAAAGTTATCTGTTCTATCTCCTAATAATTCATCTAAATTTTGCGCATCTCGAGATGTCCCTAAAGTCACTGATACTAAAGATTGGGTTTCCCCTCTAGTAAACAAAGCAGAACCATGTGTACGCGGTAAAATTCCTGTACGAACGTCTAATGCACGAATCATATCTTTTTCACGCCCATCAATTCGTGTTTCATTATTTAATATACGTTTACGTACAATCTTTTTTTCAATTTTTTGAAAAATATCTTCTATTTCTGATACAGAAACATTAGAATTATCATCAGAGAATTTTTTTATTATCTCTTCTTTAATCATACTTAATTTTTCAAATCGTTCTTGTTTGTTAAAAATTAAATAAGCAAAACCAATCTCTTTTTCATATAATTCAATAATTTTAAGTTCTAATGCCTTATTGATATCTGGATAAGACATAATCCAAGGTAATTTACTAGCTTCATTTGATAAAGAACGAATATTATTAATTACTACTTGTTGTTGTTGATGACCAAAAATAATAGCTTCAAGCATTTTTTCTTCACTGAGTATTTTTGATTCTGCTTCTACCATAAGAACAGCGTTCTGAGTACCTGAAATTACTAAATCTAAAGAACTATTTTTCATATCTTCACTAGTAGGATTTAATATATACTGATCATTGATATAACCAACCCTAGCAGCACCTACTGGACCATAAAATGGAATCCCTGATAAACTCAATGCCGCTGATGCACCTATAATAGAAATAATATCAGGATTAATTTGAGGATTAACTGAGACTACTGTAGCAATAATTTGAATTTCATTTAAGAAATTTTTAGGAAATAAAGGACGAATAGGTCTATCAATTAATCTAGCTATTAATATTTCATTTTCACTAGGACGTCCTTCTCTTCTGAAAAAACCACCAGGTATTCGACCTGCAGCATATGTACGTTCTTGATAATTAACAGTAAGTGGAAAAAATTTTTGTCCTGGATATGTTTTTTTTTGTCCTACAACAGTTACAAAAACTGCTGTATCATCCATACTAGCCATAACAGCAGCTGTAGCTTGTCTAGCCATTATACCTGTCTCTAAGGTAATAGTATATTGGCCATATTGAAATTTACGTACAATGGGATTTAGCAAAATAATATCCTTAACATAAAACTACTTTTTTAAACTTTAATTTAATGAACAAACATTAATATTTAATCTATAAAATTTAAATAAAGATTGTAAAAAAAGGGCTAAAAAAGCCCTTTGCAAAAAAATATATTTTCATCAAAAAATTTTTTAATTTTTAAAATAAATATTTACCGTCTTAAATGCAAATCTTCAATCAGTATAGAATACCGAGAGATATTTTTTTTCTTTAAATAATCTAATAATTTACGGCGTTTAGAAACCATATTTAAAAGACCTCGACGACTACAATGATCTTTTTTATGTTTATAAAAATGCATTTGAAGGTGATTAATTTGAGTCGTTAATAATGCAATTTGAACCTCTGTTTTTCCACTATCTTTTATGTTTTGTCCGTATTTTAAAATAATTTCTTTTGTGTCTATTGCACACAGAGACATATAATACTCCATATATGAAAGTAATATTTAATTCATTACATAATTTAATTAACTTATCTAAAAATAATATCATGCTCATCTTAAATTTAATAGTATATAACTTAATTAGTACATAGTAGAAAGTAATCGATGTGGTATTAATAATTCTTCTGTAATCTTTCCTAATCCAATAAATTTTTTATGTTCTTGTTCTATTACACGTACTAAACTATTTTTAACTTTGGAATAAAAATTTAATGTCTGTCCTAATTTAAAATAGTATGATTGCTGAAAAGAAAGATATATTTTTGGCAAAAAAGATACAGGACTATCTATAGGCATTAACAAATGATCAATTTTTTTAAAAAGATTGATATCTTTATTTTTTTCTTTATTTAACAGTTCATACAAATGAGACATTTTCACTAATTTATCATAAGAATATGATGCTATCTGCAAACGCCGTAGAAAAATTACATGAGCCCCACAACCCAACTTTTCTCCTAAATCTTCAACAAGCGTTCGAATATATGTACCCTTTGAGCAAAGTACTTGAAATTCAATTAAATTATTTTCTTGAGAAATATGATCAATGTTATATATTGACACTTCTCTTATACTACGCTTAATATTTAAACCTTTTCGTGCATATTTATATAAAGGTATACCATTAAATTTAATTGCCGAATACATTGAAGGAATTTGATTGATGACACCAGTAAGTTCTTTTATAGATGCATCAAGATGAAAAGATGTGAATGAAACAGGACGTTTTTGTATTACAATACCATAAGAATCAGACGTAGACGTTTTTTCTCCTAATTTTGCAATTACATGGTATCGTTTTTTAGATTCTGTTAAATAACTGGAAAATTTTGTACATTCTCCAAAACAAATTGGCAACATTCCTGTTGCTAAAGGATCTAAAGTACCAACATATCCTGCTTTCTTTGCATTAAAAATAAACTTTACTTTTTGTAAAGCGTAATTAGAAGACATCCCTGGAGGTTTATCTAATAATAACAATCCATGAATATTGCGTTTTTTTTGAAAAAACATCTATCTATCCTCTTCATACTCTATTTTTTGTTCACAATATATAATGTATTTTCATTATTTTTTTTCTAAATTATTTAATAGCATTGATATATAATTACCTTTTAATAAAGAATCATCATGATAAAAAATAATATTTGGTATAATGCGCAATCTCATGTTTTTACATAATAATTTCCTAATATAACCTGAAGTTTGATTTAAAATTATTAAAAATTTTTTTATATTTAATTTTTCTTCAATATTGAAAAAACTAACAAATACTTGAGCATGAGATAAATCTTTAGACATTTGTACTTGAGAAACTGTTACAATTCCTTTAATACGAGGATCTTTTAGTGAATGTTGTATAATTATAGCAATTTTTTTTTGTAATTCTTGTGCAATACGTACAGATCGATTAAAAGTTTTATCCATTATTATATTACCAAATAAATTTTTTATAAAAAACATGTTTGTATTTATAAAATTCTTTTAATTTCTTTCATTTCAAAAACTTCTATAATATCTTTAACACGTATATCATTATAATTTTTTATTCCAATACCACATTCTAATCCGTTACGTATTTCATTAACATCTTCTTTAAAACGACGTAAAGATTCCAATTCACCTTCGTATATAACTATGTTATCTCTCAATACGTGAACTGGATTATTACGTTTAATTACACCTTCAATAACCATACAACCAGCAATTAAGCCAAATTTAGGAGATTTAAAAGTATTTCTAACTTCAGCTAATCCTATAATATTTTGTTTATATTCAGGTGATAAAAGACCTGTCATGGCAGATTTTACTTCATCAATTAAATCATAAATAACTGAATAGTAACGAAGATCTAAATGTTCTGTATTAATTATTTTTTTAGCAGAAGAATCAGCTCTAACATTAAATCCTAAAATAATAGCATTTGAAGCAACAGCTAAAGAAGCATCTGTTTCTGTAATTCCACCAATGCCTAATCCAATTATTTTCACTTTGACTTTATCATTAGATAATTTTAACAAAGCACCTGAAATTGCTTCTAAAGAACCTTGCACATCAGATTTAAGAATAATTTTAAGTTCTGAAATATCGTTTTTATTAATGTTATCAAACATATTATCTAGATTTATTTTATTTTGATTCATTAATTTTTTTTCACGAGATTTTTCTTTTCGATAAGATGCAACTTCTTTTGCTTTTTTTTCATCACGCACTACAGTCACTGTATCTCCGGAAAAAGGTACTTTTGATAATCCTAAAACTTCTACTGGAATTGATGGCCCTGCATTCAACACTTCTTCTCCAGATTGATTACGTAGAGCTTTAATACGACCATATTCACAACCACATAATATAATATCTCCTTTGTGTAAATTACCTTTTTGAACTAATACAGTGGCTATAGGTCCTCGACCTTTATCAAGAAAAGACTCAATTACGATACCTTCTGCCATACCAGTAGGTACTGCTTTTAATTCTAATATTTCTGCTTGTAATAAAATTATATTTAATAATGTATTAATACCTTTTCCCGTCTTTGCAGAAATAGGAACAAATATGTTATCACCACCCCATTCTTCTGAAAGAATATTATATTTCATTAAATCATTTTTTACTTTATCAATATCTGAATCTATTTTATCAATTTTATTAATAGCAACAATAACTGGTACATTAGCTTCTTGTGAATGATGAATAGCTTCAATAGTTTGTGGCATCACTCCATCATCTGCAGCTACAACTAAAACAACGATATCAGTTATTTTGACTCCACGAGATCGCATGGCAGTAAAAGCTGAATGCCCTGGAGTATCTAAAAAAGTGATAGATCCTAAATCAGTATTCACATGATAAGCACCAATATTTTGTGTAATACCTCCAGCTTCATAAAAAGCTGTTTTCGTTGAACGAATGTAATCTAATAACGATGTTTTTCCATGATCAACATGACCCATTATAGTTACTACTGGTGCTCTAATAGTAGAAATGCTATTTCCTATATCACGATCTTTCATAATCATTTCTTCTAACATATTTTCTCGATGCAGAATAACTTTATGACCCATTTCTTCAGCAATGAGCTGAGCTGTGTCTTGATCAAGAATATGATTAATATTTCCTATAATTCCAATATTCATCATGCTTTTAATTAACTCAGAACTTTTTATGGCCATTTTGTTCGCTAAATCAGACACAGAAATCATACCGCTAATTACAACATCTCTATTGATAATAGATTCGGGTTTTTTAAAAATTTGTTGTAATAAAATAGGTTTATTTTTTTGTTTGATATTTTTTTTCTGACGATTAGAAATTCGAATTTCTTCTTTATGATGTTTTCCATTATTAAAATTTTTATTATTTTTTTTCTGACGGTAATTTTTTGCAACTCGATTATAATTTCTTTTATCTTTTTCCATATCTCTATCATCATCGTCTTCAGCTTGACGAGCATGCAAAAATGTTGTCAAATGATAATCTTTTTTTTCTTCTTTATAAGATTTTCTAATATCTATAATTTCTTTTGTTCTTTTTTTTTCATTTACATTGCTAAAATTATATTCTGCATTTTTTATTTTTTTATTTTTTTCATCTTTACTAAAAACATTTAAATTTTTCGATTTATTTATTTTTTTTGAATTTAAAGGTTCTGTGTTAATTGGATTAAATGGTAGTATTTCAATCTTGTTTGTATATTTTTTTTCTGGAATATTATTTTCTATTAATGTTTTTAAAGTATTTTTTTGTTTATTTTTTAAAAACGCTTCCTTTTGAAGCGAAGATGTATTCGTACCGGAGATATTTGATAAAGTCGTAGTTTCAAATTTGTTATTTTTTATATAAGTTCTTTTTTTTCTAATTTCTACTTGTATAGATTTATTTTTTCCACTAATCGTTGATACACTTAAAGTGCTACGTGTTTTTCTTTGTAAAATTAAAGTATTTAAAGAAGATTTCTTTATAGATTCTAAATGTTTTAATAAAATATTTTTTTCAATTACACTAATTTGATCATTTTCATTTTTTACTATACCTATACTAGATAATTCTTTTATTAGTTCTTTAATTGATATTTTTATTTCATGAGATAAAACTTTTAAGCTTATATCTGTCATACTATTTCTTCCTATTATCAGACTTTACTACCAAACCAACAGATATTACGAGCAGTCATTATTAATAAACCAGCTTGTTCAGAATTTAAACTTTTAATATCAGTTAAATCATCTATCCCTTGATCAGCTAATTCTTCTAAAGTAAATATATTTTTTTCAGCTAATTGTAAAGCTAGCATTGAATTCATACCATTAATATTTAATAAATCTTGTTCTGTTTTTTTTTCTTGTATTTTATTTTTTTGATCTAATTCGATTAGACGCAATCTACTTTTTGCACCTTCACGTACTAATTTTGCTTCTTCTCTAGTCAAATTATCAATTTCTAACAACTCATTAAATGGTACATAAGCTAATTCTTCAAGAGAAGAAAAACCCTCTTTCACTAAAAGTTTAATAACATTTTCGCTAATATTTAGATTTTTTTTAAAAGTATTAAAAGCCGCATGAGCTTCTTCTTGATGTTTATAATGAAGATCTTCTGTAGTCATAACATTTAACTCCCAACCACTAATTTGAGAAGCTAAACGAACATTTTGACCATTTCGACCAATAGCTTGTGCTAAATTTCCAACATCTACAGCTATATCCATGGTGTGATGATCTTCATCTACAACAATTGACGCAACATCAGCAGGGGCCATAGCATTAATAACAAATTGAGCAGGATTATCATCCCATAAAATAATATCAATACGTTCACCACATAACTCACTTGATACTGCTTGTACACGGGCTCCTCTCATTCCTACACAAGCCCCTACTGGATCTATACGTTTATCATTAGTTTTTACTGCAATTTTTGCACGAGAGCCTGGATCACGTGCAGCAGCCTTTATTTCTATAACTTCTTCACCGATTTCTGGAACTTCTATTCGAAATAATTCAATTAGCATTTCTGTTTTTGAACGACTAATAAATAATTGAGCACCACGAGCTTCTGGATACACTCCATACAAAATACCACGAATACGATCACCAGGACGAAAATTTTCTCTAGGTAACATACCTTCTCGTAAAATTAATGCTTCAGCGTTATTACCTAAATCTAAAGTGAGATTGTCTCGATTAATTTTTTTTACTATACCAGTAATTATTTGACCTACATATTTGCGAAATTGGTCCACTAACATTGCTCTTTCTGCTTCACGTACTTTCTGTACAATTACTTGTTTTGCAGTTTGAGTAGTTATTCTATCAAAATTAACAGATTCCATTTGATCTTCTATATAATCATGTAACTGAATTTTTTCACCTTCAAAACAAGCTGCTTCTAAAGTGATTTCTCTAGTAGGTTGAGTTACCACGTCCACCACCATCCAACGTCTAAAAGTAGTAAAATCTCCAGTTTTTCGATTTATACTAACTCTAACATCAATTTCTTGTTCATGTTTTTTCTTAGTTGCTGTTGCTAAAGCAATTTCCAAAGCTTCAAAAATTTTTTCGCGAGGGAGAGATTTTTCATTAGAAACAGCTTCTACAACAGCTAAGATTTCTTTATTCATATTAGAGCACCTCAAAATAAAAACTTTTAAAATGAGTAATAATTCATTTTGCATGTATTAATTACAAAAAAATAATTTTTAAATTAAATAATTAACACACTAATTTTTATGAAGTAAGAGTGTATATAATTAATTATTATTTAATATTTAAAGAATTGTTAATATTACATAAAATGACAATAATCCTTCTAATAAAAAACCCCGAAAGTTCGGGGTTTTAGGCAATATCACCCTGTATATTAAATTGTTAATCTAAAAATTTTAAATAAAAATAAGTAGTACCGAGGATGGGATTTGAACCCATATGCTTATTTAGCACTATCCCCTCAAGATAGCGTGTCTACCAGTTTCACCACCTCGGTATAGAAAATTTATTATTAAAATCAAGATACAGCATTATATATTTTATTAAAAATTAATGAGGTATATCAGAATTTGATAATTTTTTATCTAATATAATTTTATTATGTATATTATTTTTTGTACTATTTTCTAAAAAAAAATCTGGTTCCATTTTTCTATTATTAATATTACACAATATAACGCTTGTTAATAAAAACAAAAAAGAAAAGATACTAATAATATTAGTAATAAAACTATTAG
The nucleotide sequence above comes from Buchnera aphidicola (Brachycaudus tragopogonis). Encoded proteins:
- the secG gene encoding preprotein translocase subunit SecG; the encoded protein is MYCFFLIFFIFISLSLIFLILLQPGKGFSNTFNVNNKNNAKSFSGISSNSFITNIISIFSFLFLLTSVILCNINNRKMEPDFFLENSTKNNIHNKIILDKKLSNSDIPH